A window from Telopea speciosissima isolate NSW1024214 ecotype Mountain lineage chromosome 8, Tspe_v1, whole genome shotgun sequence encodes these proteins:
- the LOC122672034 gene encoding cysteine-rich receptor-like protein kinase 2, whose protein sequence is MDVIGNKTRNFGFGVANMGSEPNGCYGLAQCYGDLSSLDCYLCYAQARIVNPKCYRYTGGSTYMDGCFLRADNYNFFQEFTGPGDKAVCGNTSRKGPGFQKSVRKAVLDAAAAAPHQGGYSKSEVHVPGLRNESAYVLANCWRTLNVTSCRACLDNASASMMGCLPRSEGRALYTGCFMRYSDTNFLNEEQSGRQSKGNKVMRVVAILSSLAALMIGVAIGVYTWRKRRIQKKRRGTNDVVKMAKMLHDSSLNFKYSTLEKATGSFDDTNMLGRGGFGTVYKGVLPDGRVIAVKRLFFNNRYRALDFYNEVNMISTLGHKNLVRLLGCSCSGPESLLVYEFLPNKSLDRFLFDRNRGKTLKWERRFEIIKGTAEGLVYLHENSNVRVIHRDIKASNILLDSKLRTKIADFGLARSFQEDKSHISTAIAGTLGYMAPEYLARGQLTEKADVYSFGVLLLEIVTGMQNSKNETSENSNSLVTAAWKHFQLGTAENLFDPNLMLHSYNHNDDMKKEILRVVHVGLLCMQEVPSLRPSMSKALQMLLKKDEQLPAPTNPPFMDVSTMELSDTCRDQLHPPSTLLSVGTV, encoded by the exons ATGGATGTCATTGGCAACAAGACTCGAAATTTCGGTTTTGGAGTAGCAAATATGGGCTCAGAGCCTAACGGCTGCTATGGCCTTGCCCAGTGCTATGGAGACCTCTCCTCCCTCGACTGCTATCTTTGCTATGCCCAGGCTCGCATTGTTAATCCCAAATGCTACCGTTACACTGGGGGCAGCACCTACATGGATGGTTGCTTCTTGCGTGCTGACAATTATAACTTCTTCCAGGAGTTTACAGGTCCTGGAGACAAGGCTGTGTGTGGAAATACATCGCGAAAGGGACCTGGGTTCCAGAAGTCAGTCAGGAAAGCTGTGTTGGACGCAGCTGCAGCGGCACCACACCAGGGAGGCTACTCCAAGTCTGAGGTGCATGTGCCGGGATTGAGAAATGAGTCAGCTTATGTGCTGGCAAATTGCTGGAGAACATTGAATGTAACCTCTTGCAGAGCTTGTTTGGACAATGCATCAGCATCCATGATGGGTTGCTTGCCAAGGTCAGAAGGGCGGGCACTGTACACAGGGTGCTTCATGAGGTATTCGGACACAAACTTCCTGAATGAAGAACAAAGTGGTAGACAATCAAAAG GGAACAAAGTAATGAGGGTAGTTGCTATTCTGAGTTCTTTGGCTGCTTTAATGATTGGGGTGGCTATTGGAGTTTACActtggaggaaaagaagaattcaaaagaaaagaagag GTACAAATGATGTGGTAAAAATGGCAAAGATGCTTCATGACAGTAGCTTGAATTTTAAGTACTCTACACTTGAAAAGGCCACCGGATCTTTTGATGATACCAACATGCTCGGTCGAGGAGGATTTGGAACAGTTTACAAG GGAGTTCTGCCTGATGGAAGGGTGATTGCTGTAAAGAGGCTTTTCTTTAATAACAGATACAGAGCTTTAGATTTCTACAATGAAGTTAACATGATAAGCACCCTGGGACACAAGAATTTGGTCAGATTGTTGGGTTGCAGCTGTTCAGGACCAGAAAGCCTTCTTGTCTATGAATTTCTCCCTAATAAGAGCCTTGACCGGTTCCTCTTCG ATCGAAACAGAGGTAAAACACTGAAATGGGAAAGAAGATTTGAAATAATCAAAGGGACAGCTGAAGGTTTGGTCTACCTTCATGAGAACTCCAATGTTAGAGTCATCCACAGAGATATAAAAGCCAGCAACATCCTATTAGATTCAAAGCTGCGAACTAAAATTGCTGATTTTGGGTTGGCAAGGTCTTTCCAAGAAGATAAAAGCCACATCAGTACTGCTATTGCAGGAACACT AGGGTATATGGCTCCAGAGTACCTAGCCCGTGGTCAGTTAACAGAAAAGGCAGATGTCTATAGCTTTGGGGTGCTTTTACTAGAGATTGTTACTGGAATGCAGAATAGCAAAAACGAAACATCTGAGAACTCTAATAGTCTTGTCACTGCT GCATGGAAACATTTTCAACTGGGGACAGCAGAGAATCTTTTCGATCCAAATTTGATGTTGCACAGCTACAATCACAATGATGACATGAAGAAGGAGATTTTAAGGGTAGTGCATGTGGGACTTTTGTGCATGCAGGAGGTTCCTTCATTGCGACCATCAATGTCAAAGGCCCTACAAATGCTGTTGAAGAAGGATGAACAACTCCCTGCACCCACCAATCCACCTTTTATGGATGTGAGTACAATGGAGCTCAGTGACACATGCAGAGACCAACTTCATCCTCCCAGTACTTTACTTTCAGTTGGTACTGTTTAA
- the LOC122670898 gene encoding cysteine-rich receptor-like protein kinase 2, translating into MKKPGSPLFLLFMLFIILLIETIVADPRSHTIEIRCTTTLDQNTTIHVPNFIATMGIIQNQIQTYGFGVANVGSGPDGCYGLAQCYGDLSSLDCDLCYAENSIVDPKCYPYSGSSTYTDGCFMRSANYDFYQEFTGPGDKVVCGNTSRKGLGFQNSARKALLDAAAAAPDQGGYSKSVVPVPGWTNESVYVLANCWRTLNISSCRACLDNASASMMGCFPWSEGRALYTGCFMRYSDTNFLNEEESGGQSTGSKVAMVVAILSSVVVLMIGVAIGVYIWRHGRVQKKRRGTNDMIKMAKMLHDSSLNFKYSTLEKATGSFDDSNKLGQGGFGIVYKGVLPDGREVAVKRLSFNNRYRAADFYNEVNMISTLQHKNLVKLLGCCCSGPESLLVYEILPNKSLDRFLFDPSRGKALNWERRFDIIKGTAEGLVYLHENPNVKVIHRDIKASNILLDSKLRAKIADFGLARSFQEDKSHISTAIAGTLGYMAPEYITRGQLTEKADVYSFGVLLLEIVTGIQNTRNRTSEYSDSLVTAAWKHFQLGTTENLFDQNLMSQSYNHNEDIKKEILRVVHVGFLCMQEVPSLRPSMSKAFQMLLKKDEQLPAPTNPPFMLSDTCKDQCGPLNAPFSIVIVSHSSFNPR; encoded by the exons ATGAAGAAACCAGGTTctcctctatttcttctcttcatgCTTTTCATAATTCTACTAATAGAAACAATAGTAGCAGATCCAAGATCCCACACAATTGAGATCAGGTGCACAACTACATTAGACCAAAACACAACCATCCATGTCCCCAACTTCATTGCCACCATGGGTATCATTCAAAACCAGATTCAAACTTATGGTTTTGGAGTAGCAAATGTGGGCTCAGGTCCTGACGGCTGCTATGGTCTTGCCCAGTGCTATGGAGATCTCTCTTCCCTTGACTGTGATCTTTGCTATGCTGAGAACAGCATTGTCGATCCCAAATGCTACCCTTACAGTGGGAGCAGCACCTACACGGATGGTTGCTTCATGCGTTCTGCGAATTATGACTTCTATCAGGAGTTTACAGGTCCTGGAGATAAGGTTGTGTGTGGAAATACATCGCGAAAGGGACTCGGATTCCAGAATTCGGCCAGAAAAGCTCTGTTGGATGCAGCTGCAGCTGCACCAGATCAGGGAGGCTATTCCAAGTCTGTGGTGCCTGTGCCGGGGTGGACGAATGAGTCAGTTTATGTGCTGGCAAATTGCTGGAGAACATTGAATATAAGCTCTTGCAGAGCATGTTTAGACAATGCATCAGCCTCGATGATGGGTTGCTTCCCATGGTCAGAAGGGCGGGCACTGTACACAGGGTGCTTCATGAGGTATTCAGACACAAACTTCCTGAATGAAGAAGAGAGTGGTGGACAATCAACAG GGAGCAAAGTAGCGATGGTGGTTGCCATTCTGAGTTCTGTGGTTGTTTTAATGATTGGGGTAGCTATTGGAGTTTATATTTGGAGACACGGAAGagtacaaaagaaaagaagag GTACAAATGATATGATAAAAATGGCAAAGATGCTTCACGACAGTAGCTTGAATTTTAAGTACTCTACACTTGAAAAGGCCACCGGATCTTTTGATGATTCCAACAAGCTCGGTCAAGGAGGATTTGGAATAGTTTACAAG GGAGTTCTGCCTGATGGAAGGGAGGTTGCTGTGAAGAGGCTTTCCTTTAATAACAGATACAGAGCTGCAGATTTTTACAATGAAGTTAACATGATAAGTACCCTCCAACACAAGAATTTGGTCAAGTTGTTGGGTTGCTGCTGTTCAGGACCAGAAAGCCTTCTTGTCTatgaaattctcccaaataagaGCCTTGACCGCTTCCTCTTCG ATCCAAGCAGAGGTAAAGCACTGAACTGGGAAAGAAGATTTGATATAATCAAAGGGACAGCAGAAGGTTTGGTCTACCTTCATGAGAACCCCAATGTTAAAGTCATCCACAGAGATATAAAAGCCAGCAACATCCTATTAGATTCAAAGCTGCGAGCTAAAATTGCTGATTTTGGGTTGGCAAGGTCTTTCCAAGAAGACAAAAGCCACATCAGTACTGCCATTGCAGGAACCCT AGGGTATATGGCTCCAGAGTACATAACCCGTGGTCAGTTAACAGAAAAGGCAGATGTCTATAGCTTTGGGGTACTTTTACTAGAGATTGTTACTGGAATACAGAACACCAGAAACAGAACATCTGAGTACTCTGATAGTCTTGTCACTGCT gcATGGAAACATTTCCAACTGGGGACAACAGAGAATCTTTTCGACCAAAATTTGATGTCGCAGAGCTACAATCACAATGAGGACATTAAGAAGGAGATTTTAAGGGTAGTGCATGTGGGTTTTTTGTGCATGCAGGAGGTTCCTTCATTGCGACCATCAATGTCAAAGGCCTTTCAAATGCTGTTGAAGAAGGATGAACAACTCCCTGCACCCACCAATCCACCTTTTATGCTCAGTGATACATGCAAAGACCAATGTGGTCCTCTCAATGCTCCATTTTCAATTGTTATTGTTTCCCATAGCTCCTTTAATCCCAGGTGA
- the LOC122671843 gene encoding putative cytochrome c oxidase subunit 5C-4, whose protein sequence is MAATQKIGHAVYRGPSVMKEIFYGLTLGLMAGGLWKMYHWNVQRRTKEFYDMLEKGEISVVVEDE, encoded by the coding sequence ATGGCTGCTACCCAAAAGATTGGTCATGCGGTTTATCGGGGTCCAAGTGTGATGAAGGAGATCTTCTATGGGCTGACTCTTGGCCTTATGGCAGGGGGATTGTGGAAGATGTACCACTGGAACGTCCAGAGGAGAACAAAGGAGTTCTATGATATGCTTGAAAAAGGTGAAATCAGTGTGGTGGTTGAGGATGAGTAA